A window from Synechococcus sp. RSCCF101 encodes these proteins:
- a CDS encoding MnmC family methyltransferase, giving the protein MIACSADAPGDGPGPGELHRRLTADGSPTLISGSAGEPFHSLCGAMAEARWKYVAPAGLSRLAPGTPLRVLDVCVGLGYNSACLMDSPAAAELPLHWRGLENDPRPLDLALADPSFRACWSPRTLRRLEALRRSGGWREGGSDGALLWGDARREVQRLGCDDASPDTAQGFDLILLDPFSPRRCPQLWSAEFLGRLARLLRPGGRLLTYSRAAAVRAVLRDAGLQLHSLRPAPGQRADWSGGTMAVKPAGGAGATLPEPPTSTDHWSPLSPMEEEHLRCRAAIPYRDPEGTGTAAELIRRRQQDQARSALESTGAWQRRWPRERWGGNKDPT; this is encoded by the coding sequence TTGATCGCCTGCTCTGCTGACGCGCCGGGCGATGGGCCGGGGCCCGGCGAGCTGCACCGCCGGCTCACGGCGGACGGCAGCCCCACCCTGATCAGCGGCAGCGCCGGCGAGCCGTTCCACAGCCTCTGCGGCGCCATGGCGGAGGCCCGATGGAAATACGTGGCCCCGGCCGGGCTGAGCCGGCTGGCCCCCGGCACCCCCCTGCGGGTGCTCGATGTCTGTGTGGGGCTCGGCTACAACAGCGCCTGCCTGATGGACAGTCCGGCGGCGGCGGAGCTGCCGCTGCACTGGCGCGGCCTGGAGAACGATCCCCGGCCCCTGGACCTGGCGCTGGCGGATCCCTCCTTCCGCGCCTGCTGGTCGCCGCGCACGCTGCGGCGCCTGGAGGCGTTGCGCCGGAGCGGTGGCTGGCGCGAGGGTGGCAGCGACGGCGCCCTGCTCTGGGGCGATGCCCGGCGCGAAGTGCAACGGCTGGGCTGCGATGACGCATCGCCGGACACCGCGCAGGGTTTCGATCTGATCCTGCTGGACCCCTTTTCGCCGCGCCGCTGCCCCCAGCTCTGGAGTGCCGAGTTCCTCGGCCGGCTGGCGCGGCTGCTGCGGCCGGGGGGACGTCTGCTCACCTACAGCCGGGCGGCCGCGGTGCGGGCGGTGCTGCGGGATGCGGGCCTGCAGCTCCACTCGCTCCGGCCCGCTCCGGGGCAGCGCGCCGACTGGAGCGGCGGCACGATGGCGGTGAAGCCGGCCGGTGGCGCGGGGGCCACGCTGCCGGAGCCACCGACCAGCACCGACCACTGGAGCCCGCTGAGTCCGATGGAGGAGGAGCACCTGCGCTGCCGGGCGGCCATTCCCTACCGCGATCCGGAGGGCACCGGCACGGCCGCCGAGCTGATCCGGCGGCGGCAGCAGGACCAGGCCCGCAGCGCCCTGGAGAGCACCGGTGCCTGGCAGCGGCGCTGGCCGAGGGAGCGCTGGGGCGGCAACAAGGACCCCACGTAG
- the aroA gene encoding 3-phosphoshikimate 1-carboxyvinyltransferase — translation MTASAAVTSRPLSSGGRLRGRVRVPGDKSISHRALLLGAIAEGTTTIEGLLPAEDPLSTAACLRAMGVTVSPIEVGLTVRVEGVGLDGLQEPNNVLDCGNSGTTMRLMLGLLAGRVGRHFVLTGDASLRGRPMRRVGQPLETMGACIGGRDRANLAPLAIEGRPLRGGVIGTPVASAQVKSAILLAGLTAEGTTTVIEPSRSRDHSERMLRAFGADLEVRGELGRHVHLSPGPALRGQEVVVPGDISSAAFWLVAGSVLPGSELVVENVGLNPTRMGVLQVLRAMGADITVQRERLVAGEPVADLLVRHAPLEACRIGSDLIPSLVDEIPVLAVAACCARGQSRIEGAAELRVKETDRLAVMSRQLERLGARVEERPDGLLIEGGVPLRGAGLDSETDHRVAMSLAVAALVASGESRLERSEAAAVSYPGFWTDLDRLLC, via the coding sequence GTGACCGCCAGCGCCGCCGTGACCTCGCGACCGCTGAGCAGCGGCGGCCGCCTCCGGGGCCGGGTGCGGGTGCCCGGCGACAAGTCCATTTCCCACCGGGCGCTGCTGCTGGGCGCCATCGCCGAGGGCACCACCACCATCGAGGGACTGCTGCCGGCGGAGGATCCTCTCAGCACCGCCGCCTGCCTGCGGGCCATGGGGGTGACCGTCAGCCCGATCGAGGTCGGGCTGACGGTGCGGGTCGAGGGGGTCGGTCTGGATGGTCTGCAGGAGCCGAACAACGTGCTCGACTGCGGCAACTCCGGCACCACCATGCGCCTGATGCTGGGCCTGCTGGCCGGGAGGGTCGGGCGGCATTTCGTGCTCACCGGCGATGCCTCCCTGCGGGGCCGGCCCATGCGCCGGGTCGGGCAGCCGCTCGAGACGATGGGCGCCTGCATCGGCGGGCGCGACCGGGCCAATCTCGCGCCGCTGGCCATCGAGGGACGCCCCCTGCGGGGCGGGGTGATCGGCACACCGGTCGCCTCGGCCCAGGTCAAGTCGGCGATCCTGCTGGCCGGCCTCACCGCCGAGGGCACCACCACGGTGATCGAGCCCTCCCGCTCCCGCGACCACAGCGAGCGCATGCTGCGCGCCTTCGGCGCCGACCTGGAGGTGCGGGGCGAACTGGGGCGCCACGTGCACCTCAGCCCCGGGCCGGCCCTGCGGGGGCAGGAGGTGGTGGTGCCCGGCGACATCAGCTCGGCGGCGTTCTGGCTGGTGGCCGGCTCGGTCCTGCCGGGATCGGAACTGGTGGTGGAGAACGTGGGCCTCAATCCCACCCGCATGGGCGTGTTGCAGGTGCTGCGCGCCATGGGTGCCGACATCACCGTTCAGAGGGAGCGGCTGGTGGCCGGCGAGCCGGTGGCGGATCTGCTGGTGCGCCATGCGCCCCTGGAGGCCTGCCGCATCGGCTCCGATCTGATCCCGAGCCTGGTGGATGAGATCCCCGTACTGGCCGTGGCCGCCTGCTGCGCCCGCGGTCAGAGCCGCATTGAGGGGGCCGCGGAGCTGCGGGTGAAGGAGACCGACCGGCTGGCGGTCATGAGCCGGCAGCTGGAGCGCCTCGGCGCGCGGGTGGAGGAGCGTCCCGATGGCCTGCTGATCGAGGGCGGAGTTCCCCTCCGGGGCGCCGGCCTCGACAGTGAGACCGACCACCGCGTGGCCATGAGCCTGGCCGTGGCGGCGCTGGTGGCCAGCGGCGAGAGCCGGTTGGAGCGCAGCGAGGCAGCGGCGGTGTCGTACCCCGGCTTCTGGACCGACCTTGATCGCCTGCTCTGCTGA
- a CDS encoding UbiD family decarboxylase, protein MTRAAVRDLRGFLTLLEDRGQLHRISAPVDPDLELAAIADRVLARGGPALLFENVIGSSMPVAVNVLGTVERVVWSMGLERAEQLEDLGSRLALLQQPRPPKGLQEARRFASVAWDLIKARTDLDLFPPCQQEVIRGDAVNLDALPLLRPWPGDAGGVITLGLVITKDPETGTPNVGVYRLQRQSATSMTVHWLSVRGGARHLRKAAAMGRKLEVAVAIGVHPLLVMAAATPIPVQLSEWLFAGLYAGEGVRLARCKTVDLEVPSHSEVVLEGTITPGETLTDGPFGDHMGFYGVAEPSPLVRFHCLTQRRDPTFLTTFSGRPPKEEAMLAIALNRIYTPILRQQVSEIVDFFLPMEALSYKLAVISIDKAYPGQAKRAAMAFWSALPQFTYTKFVVVVDAAINVRDPRQVVWAIAAQVDPQRDLFVLEDTPFDSLDFASERLGLGGRLAIDATTKLGPEKRHDWGESLSRPADLEARVSDRWEELGLAGLEDRPADPTLFGYAIEQVLDRLRGSKAAP, encoded by the coding sequence ATGACCCGAGCCGCCGTACGGGATCTGCGCGGTTTTCTCACCCTGCTCGAGGACCGGGGGCAGCTGCACCGGATCAGCGCTCCGGTGGACCCGGATCTGGAGCTGGCGGCCATCGCCGACCGCGTTCTGGCCCGTGGGGGGCCGGCGCTTCTGTTCGAGAACGTGATCGGCTCCTCGATGCCCGTGGCGGTGAACGTGCTCGGCACCGTCGAGCGGGTGGTCTGGAGCATGGGGCTGGAGCGGGCCGAGCAGCTGGAGGATCTCGGCAGTCGCCTGGCCCTGCTGCAGCAGCCCCGACCGCCCAAGGGCCTGCAGGAGGCCCGGCGCTTCGCGTCGGTGGCCTGGGACCTGATCAAGGCCCGCACCGATCTCGATCTCTTCCCGCCCTGCCAGCAGGAGGTGATCCGCGGTGATGCGGTGAATCTCGATGCCCTGCCGCTGCTGCGGCCCTGGCCGGGCGATGCCGGCGGCGTGATCACCCTCGGCCTGGTCATCACCAAGGACCCGGAGACCGGCACACCCAACGTTGGGGTGTACCGGCTGCAGCGCCAGTCCGCCACCTCCATGACGGTGCACTGGCTCAGCGTGCGCGGCGGTGCCCGCCATCTGCGCAAGGCGGCGGCCATGGGCCGCAAGCTGGAGGTGGCCGTGGCCATCGGGGTGCACCCCCTGCTGGTGATGGCGGCCGCCACGCCGATTCCGGTGCAGCTGAGCGAGTGGCTGTTCGCCGGGCTCTATGCGGGCGAGGGCGTGCGCCTGGCCCGCTGCAAGACCGTGGATCTGGAGGTGCCCTCCCACAGCGAGGTGGTTCTGGAGGGAACGATCACTCCCGGCGAGACCCTCACCGACGGCCCCTTCGGCGACCACATGGGCTTCTACGGCGTGGCCGAGCCCTCGCCCCTGGTGCGCTTCCACTGCCTGACCCAGCGACGCGATCCCACCTTCCTCACCACCTTCAGCGGCCGTCCCCCGAAGGAGGAGGCGATGCTCGCGATCGCCCTCAACCGCATCTACACCCCGATCCTGCGCCAGCAGGTGAGCGAGATCGTGGATTTCTTCCTGCCGATGGAGGCGCTCAGCTACAAGCTGGCCGTGATCAGCATCGACAAGGCCTACCCGGGCCAGGCCAAGCGGGCTGCGATGGCGTTCTGGAGCGCGCTGCCCCAGTTCACCTACACCAAGTTCGTGGTGGTGGTGGATGCCGCGATCAATGTGCGCGACCCGCGCCAGGTGGTGTGGGCGATCGCCGCTCAGGTGGATCCCCAGCGCGATCTGTTCGTTCTGGAGGACACCCCCTTCGACAGCCTCGATTTCGCCAGTGAGCGGCTCGGCCTCGGCGGCCGCCTCGCCATCGACGCCACCACCAAGCTGGGACCGGAGAAGCGCCACGACTGGGGCGAGTCCCTCAGCCGCCCGGCTGATCTGGAGGCCAGGGTCAGCGACCGCTGGGAGGAGCTCGGTCTGGCCGGCCTCGAGGATCGCCCGGCCGACCCCACCCTCTTCGGCTATGCCATCGAGCAGGTGCTCGATCGGCTCAGGGGCAGCAAGGCGGCTCCATAG
- a CDS encoding 2-phosphosulfolactate phosphatase family protein, which translates to MQLFVFHAAGDVPGDPQAPQADAGVVIDVLRATTTIAWALHNGAGSVAAFADLGSLAEAWSAWPEDRRLRLGERGGQRLEGFDLGNSPLAVSADVVAGKRLFMSTTNGTRALNRLQAVPLLLTACLPNRAAVVKRLLQANPDRLWLLGSGWEGAFSLEDTLAAGAVIEGLLAGAPAGSLEWGNDEALAALALWQQWRERPEEALRQASHGRRLQRLGDHDADFRCCSQVDGLDVVPVQTEPGVLGLA; encoded by the coding sequence ATGCAGTTGTTCGTCTTCCACGCGGCCGGCGATGTGCCCGGCGATCCGCAGGCTCCCCAGGCCGATGCGGGGGTGGTGATCGACGTGCTCCGGGCCACCACCACCATCGCCTGGGCGCTCCACAACGGCGCCGGCAGCGTGGCGGCGTTCGCCGATCTCGGCAGCCTGGCGGAGGCCTGGAGCGCCTGGCCCGAGGACCGGCGCCTGCGGCTGGGAGAGCGGGGCGGCCAGCGCCTGGAGGGCTTCGACCTGGGCAATTCACCCCTGGCCGTGAGCGCCGACGTGGTGGCCGGCAAGCGGCTGTTCATGAGCACCACCAACGGCACCCGCGCCCTGAACCGGCTGCAGGCGGTGCCGCTTCTCCTCACCGCCTGCCTGCCGAACCGGGCCGCCGTGGTGAAGCGCCTGCTGCAGGCGAACCCGGACCGGCTCTGGCTGCTGGGCAGCGGCTGGGAGGGCGCCTTTTCGCTGGAGGACACCCTGGCGGCCGGAGCGGTGATCGAGGGGCTGCTGGCCGGTGCACCGGCAGGCTCGCTCGAGTGGGGCAATGATGAGGCGCTAGCGGCGCTGGCGCTCTGGCAGCAGTGGCGTGAGCGGCCGGAGGAGGCTCTGCGGCAGGCCAGCCACGGCCGCCGTCTGCAGCGCCTCGGCGATCACGATGCCGATTTCCGCTGCTGCAGCCAGGTGGACGGATTGGATGTGGTGCCGGTCCAGACCGAACCCGGGGTGCTGGGCCTGGCCTGA
- a CDS encoding carbon-nitrogen hydrolase family protein, producing MSSFLAAALQLTSTPDPEANLRAAEEQIELAARRGAELVGLPENFAFMGEDSQRLALAPELGERCSRFLVTMARRYQVVLLGGGFPVPAGEGQTFNRSELVGRDGQILARYDKIHLFDVDLPDGITYRESESVRRGQEPPPVVDVPGLCRVGLSICYDVRFPELYRHLVGAGAELLMIPAAFTAFTGKDHWQVLLQARAIENTAYVVAPAQTGLHYDRRQTHGHALVIDPWGTVLSDAGLVPGAAIAPIAIGHLERVRDQMPSLRHQQPALF from the coding sequence GTGTCCAGCTTTCTGGCGGCGGCTCTGCAGCTCACCAGCACCCCGGATCCGGAAGCTAATCTCCGCGCGGCCGAGGAGCAGATCGAGCTGGCCGCACGCCGCGGGGCCGAACTGGTGGGACTGCCCGAGAACTTCGCCTTCATGGGTGAGGACAGCCAGCGGCTGGCCCTGGCCCCCGAGCTGGGGGAACGCTGCTCCCGCTTCCTGGTCACCATGGCCCGCCGCTACCAGGTGGTGCTGCTCGGTGGCGGCTTCCCGGTGCCGGCCGGGGAAGGGCAGACCTTCAACCGCTCGGAGCTGGTGGGCCGCGACGGCCAGATCCTGGCCCGCTACGACAAGATCCACCTCTTCGATGTGGACCTGCCCGACGGCATCACCTACCGGGAATCCGAGAGCGTGCGGCGGGGGCAGGAGCCACCTCCGGTGGTGGATGTGCCAGGGCTCTGCCGCGTGGGACTGTCCATCTGCTACGACGTGCGCTTCCCTGAGCTCTACCGCCACCTTGTCGGCGCCGGCGCCGAGCTGCTCATGATCCCCGCCGCCTTCACCGCCTTCACCGGCAAGGACCACTGGCAGGTGCTGCTCCAGGCCCGCGCGATCGAGAACACCGCCTATGTGGTGGCCCCCGCTCAGACCGGCCTGCACTACGACCGGCGCCAGACCCACGGCCACGCCCTGGTGATCGACCCCTGGGGCACGGTGCTCTCCGATGCAGGCCTGGTGCCCGGGGCGGCGATCGCCCCCATCGCCATCGGCCACCTGGAGCGGGTGCGCGACCAGATGCCCAGCCTGCGCCACCAGCAGCCCGCTCTCTTCTGA
- a CDS encoding N-acetylmuramoyl-L-alanine amidase — protein sequence MTPVTLRRSLPLLGPLLALLLQGVLVLPARAASALAAWRISSQGELLLRTSAGARLGAFFEDGEAGRGPRVWIDFPGELSRPRTLPGSGPIREIRLGKPTPGNTRLVVEFDPGVELDPADLRLVGTASNRWKMEFKGLSTRGLRAIGEGDLNRPSVAWRPPTTFRPTTTPVSPEGLPTVPRGRYRVVIDPGHGGPDPGAVGIGGLRETDIVLDVSLQVARLLQARGVQVTMTRTSEVDVDLPPRVSLANRVGATAFVSIHANAISMSRPDVNGIETFYFSDPRSARLATAIQRQVLNVSPGSPNRGVKRGRFYVIRRTRMPSVLVETGFVTGNLDSRRLATPAHRQRLSYAIATGILNYLRGGS from the coding sequence TTGACGCCGGTGACTCTCCGCCGTTCCCTGCCGCTGCTTGGCCCCCTTCTGGCGCTGCTGCTCCAGGGTGTGCTCGTGCTCCCCGCCCGGGCGGCCAGTGCCCTGGCGGCATGGCGCATCAGCAGCCAGGGCGAACTGCTGCTGCGCACCTCCGCCGGTGCTCGGCTCGGCGCCTTCTTCGAGGACGGCGAGGCGGGGCGGGGCCCGAGGGTCTGGATCGACTTCCCCGGTGAACTGAGCCGCCCCCGAACGCTGCCGGGATCGGGACCCATCCGTGAGATCCGGCTGGGCAAGCCCACCCCCGGCAACACCCGCCTGGTGGTGGAGTTCGACCCCGGCGTGGAACTCGACCCGGCGGACCTCAGGCTCGTGGGCACGGCCAGCAACCGCTGGAAGATGGAGTTCAAGGGCCTCTCCACCCGGGGCCTGAGGGCCATCGGGGAGGGTGATCTCAACCGCCCCTCGGTCGCCTGGCGTCCACCGACAACCTTCCGGCCCACCACGACCCCGGTCTCCCCGGAAGGGCTGCCGACGGTGCCCCGCGGGCGCTACCGGGTGGTGATCGACCCCGGGCACGGCGGTCCCGATCCCGGCGCGGTGGGCATCGGCGGCCTCAGGGAGACCGACATCGTTCTCGATGTGAGCCTGCAGGTGGCGAGGCTGCTTCAGGCCCGGGGCGTGCAGGTCACCATGACCCGAACATCGGAGGTGGATGTGGATCTTCCCCCCCGGGTCAGCCTGGCCAATCGCGTGGGTGCCACTGCCTTCGTGAGCATTCACGCCAATGCGATCAGTATGTCCAGGCCGGATGTGAACGGGATCGAGACCTTCTATTTCAGTGATCCACGTTCCGCACGCCTGGCCACAGCGATTCAGAGACAGGTGCTCAACGTGTCGCCCGGCAGTCCCAACCGGGGTGTCAAACGCGGGCGCTTCTACGTGATCCGCCGCACCCGCATGCCTTCGGTGCTCGTGGAGACCGGCTTTGTGACCGGCAACCTCGACTCGCGCCGGCTGGCCACGCCGGCCCACCGGCAGCGGCTTTCGTACGCCATCGCCACGGGCATCCTCAACTACCTCCGCGGCGGCTCATGA
- the murI gene encoding glutamate racemase: MNGLRIGLFDSGVGGLTVLRRLLERHPGQPCLYLADSARVPYGGRSPLQIRSIAAEVISWLIEQRIDAVVMACNTTNALAYDVATSVANVPVYGLIDSVARTIRWQRVGVLATAATARSGAYADQIRRYRPHAQVHEQGCPQFVPMIEAGRLEDPMLRREAQRYLSPLLASRVEAVLLGCTHYPLLEPLLCELLPDSVALVDPAQALTERLDSLLGRPEVPLHLSTRPRPLDLSGCRFCVTGSPEAFARAAEPWLGTRPMVESVTLRAEARAS, encoded by the coding sequence ATGAACGGGCTCCGCATCGGCCTGTTTGACAGCGGCGTGGGTGGGCTCACCGTGCTGCGGCGTCTGCTGGAGCGCCACCCCGGACAGCCCTGCCTTTATCTGGCCGACAGCGCCCGGGTGCCCTACGGCGGCCGCAGCCCGCTGCAGATCCGCAGCATCGCGGCAGAGGTGATCAGCTGGCTGATCGAGCAGCGGATCGATGCGGTGGTGATGGCCTGCAACACCACCAACGCCCTCGCCTACGACGTAGCCACAAGCGTGGCCAATGTTCCGGTCTACGGGCTGATCGACAGCGTGGCCCGGACGATCCGCTGGCAGCGCGTCGGTGTGCTGGCCACCGCCGCCACGGCCCGCAGCGGTGCCTACGCCGACCAGATCCGTCGCTACCGGCCCCACGCCCAGGTGCACGAGCAGGGCTGCCCCCAGTTCGTGCCGATGATCGAAGCGGGTCGGCTCGAGGACCCGATGCTGCGGCGGGAGGCCCAGCGCTATCTCTCTCCCCTGCTGGCCTCGCGGGTGGAGGCCGTGCTGCTCGGTTGCACCCACTACCCCCTGCTGGAACCGCTGCTGTGCGAGCTGCTGCCGGACTCGGTGGCTCTGGTGGATCCCGCCCAGGCCCTCACCGAACGGCTCGACTCCCTGCTCGGCCGGCCGGAGGTGCCCCTGCATCTCTCCACCCGGCCGCGTCCCCTGGATCTCAGCGGCTGCCGGTTCTGCGTCACCGGATCGCCGGAGGCCTTCGCCCGGGCGGCCGAACCCTGGCTGGGAACCCGGCCGATGGTGGAGTCGGTCACCCTGCGGGCCGAGGCCCGCGCCTCCTAG
- the sds gene encoding solanesyl diphosphate synthase, with translation METVAELLQPVEDDLETLLSDLRSLIGAGHPILQAAAEHLFTAGGKRIRPGIVLLLARSLAQDGELSPRHRRLAEITEMIHTASLVHDDVVDEAATRRGVATVHSRFNHRVAVLAGDFLFAQASWHLANLDDLVVVKLLSRVIMDLADGEVRQGLFRYDTGQTFETYLEKSYCKTASLIANSARAAGVLSGLPEERLEALTTFGRQLGLAFQVVDDILDFTGSDQQLGKPAASDLASGYLTAPALYALEERPALGGLIEREFSEEHDLEQALELVRGSDAIARSRALAEGFASDARRAIAWLRPCASTSALLALPDVVLSRLS, from the coding sequence ATGGAAACGGTTGCGGAGCTGCTCCAACCCGTTGAAGACGATCTTGAGACTCTTCTCAGCGATCTGCGCAGCCTGATCGGCGCCGGTCACCCGATTCTTCAGGCGGCGGCCGAACACCTGTTCACGGCCGGAGGCAAACGCATCCGCCCGGGAATCGTGCTGCTTCTGGCACGCTCGCTCGCGCAGGACGGTGAACTCAGCCCCCGCCATCGGCGGCTGGCGGAGATCACCGAGATGATCCACACCGCCTCCCTCGTCCATGACGATGTGGTTGATGAAGCAGCCACCCGCCGTGGCGTGGCCACGGTGCACAGTCGCTTCAACCACCGGGTGGCGGTGCTCGCCGGCGATTTCCTCTTCGCCCAGGCCAGCTGGCACCTCGCCAATCTCGACGATCTGGTGGTGGTGAAGCTGCTCTCGCGCGTGATCATGGATCTCGCCGACGGCGAGGTGCGCCAGGGCCTGTTCCGCTACGACACCGGCCAGACCTTCGAGACCTACCTGGAGAAGAGCTACTGCAAGACCGCCTCGCTGATCGCCAACAGCGCCCGCGCCGCCGGTGTGCTCAGTGGCCTTCCCGAGGAGCGGCTCGAGGCCCTCACAACCTTCGGCCGTCAGCTCGGCCTGGCCTTCCAGGTGGTGGACGACATCCTCGATTTCACCGGCAGCGACCAGCAGCTCGGCAAACCGGCCGCCAGCGACCTGGCCTCGGGCTACCTCACGGCACCCGCCCTCTACGCCCTGGAGGAGCGGCCGGCGCTCGGCGGCCTGATCGAGCGTGAGTTCTCCGAGGAGCACGATCTCGAGCAGGCCCTCGAGCTGGTGCGCGGGTCCGACGCTATCGCCCGGTCCCGGGCCCTGGCCGAGGGCTTCGCCTCCGATGCCCGCCGGGCCATCGCCTGGCTGCGGCCCTGCGCCTCCACCTCAGCTCTGCTGGCCCTGCCGGACGTGGTGCTCAGCCGCCTGTCCTGA
- a CDS encoding HAD family phosphatase — translation MGSHGGRAGDTVVQQPPAACLFDLDGLLLDTEPLHGRAWREAARHFGVELSEARLLQLRGRRRLDCAAAVRGWLQRDAGLTVSDEALLAVQQPVVRALLPAARPIPGARRLLEHCRDLGLPAAMVTSSTAAAAALKLSPHPWLEALLPVRVHGDDPDLRAGKPEPDPYLLGALRLGVPPDRCWAFEDSLAGARSAAAAGCTVIVLVAEAVEPDGFPPGCRRVRHLEEVLADWPAPCDPSAALRTGG, via the coding sequence ATGGGCAGCCACGGCGGTCGGGCCGGTGACACGGTTGTTCAACAGCCGCCCGCGGCCTGTCTGTTCGATCTCGATGGCCTGCTGCTGGACACCGAGCCCCTGCATGGCCGGGCCTGGCGCGAGGCGGCCCGACACTTCGGGGTGGAGCTCAGCGAGGCCCGGCTGCTGCAGCTGCGGGGCCGCCGCCGTCTCGACTGCGCGGCCGCGGTGCGCGGCTGGCTGCAACGCGATGCCGGACTCACCGTCTCCGATGAGGCCCTGCTGGCGGTGCAGCAGCCCGTCGTGCGCGCCCTGCTGCCGGCGGCCCGGCCGATCCCCGGGGCCCGCCGGCTGCTGGAGCACTGCCGCGACCTGGGCCTTCCGGCCGCCATGGTCACCAGCAGCACCGCGGCGGCGGCGGCCCTGAAGCTGTCGCCGCACCCGTGGCTGGAGGCCCTGCTTCCCGTTCGGGTCCATGGCGATGACCCCGATCTGCGGGCGGGCAAGCCCGAGCCCGACCCCTACCTCCTGGGTGCTCTGAGGCTCGGTGTGCCGCCCGATCGCTGCTGGGCGTTCGAGGACTCGCTGGCCGGTGCCCGTTCGGCGGCAGCCGCCGGCTGCACGGTGATCGTGCTGGTGGCTGAGGCGGTGGAGCCGGATGGTTTTCCACCCGGCTGCCGCCGGGTGCGCCACCTGGAGGAGGTGCTGGCCGACTGGCCCGCCCCGTGCGATCCCTCTGCCGCCCTCAGGACAGGCGGCTGA